CGCAGCCGTCGCTTGGAAGAGAGCGGTGACACGGAGTGGAAGCCCAAGGCCGAGAAGCTTTCGGCACCGGCAGAAAACCTCGACCCGAACTACAGCGACCCGAAGGTCATGAAGGCGCCGCATTCGTTGCATCAGTGGTTCCGCATCGCCAGCTGGACGCTGATCGTTCTTTCCGGTATCGCCTTCGCGATCCTCATGTGGGTTCCCAAGCATCCGATGTGGCTGATTCTGACCGTTTCCATCATCTTTGTGGTCGGTGTGCTGAGCCTCTTCTTCACGGCCGGGAACTACCATCACAACCCCAACCTCGACTCCAACGGCACCGCCATTTGATGAAAAACGGTGAGTTGGTAGGCCATTATTCAATAGTGATAGTCGATGAGGTTGATTGACGCGTATGAAGATTGATTTGCTGACCCGCGAATATCCGCCGCATATCTACGGTGGTGCCGGCGTACATGTCGAGCAACTGTCGAAAGTGCTTGCGGAACGTGCCGAGGTGACGGTACGGGCTTTTGACGGGCCCAGAACACCCGACGAGATTCCGCAGGTGCCGGGTGGCAATTTGCGTGTGGTCGGCTATGATGTGCCCGCCGAATTAGCACAGGATAATATGGCTCTGCAGACTTTTGGGGTGGATCTGCAAATGGCCAACGATGTTGACGGTGACATCGCCCATGCCCATACGTGGTATGCGTGCCTGGCCGGTCGCTTGGCCCAGCAGATGCACGATATCCCGCTCGTCGTCACCGCACACAGCCTTGAACCGTTCCGT
This genomic stretch from Bifidobacterium sp. ESL0690 harbors:
- a CDS encoding Yip1 family protein, with product MPNRAERRAQAKRNRQGVPQPNQPQNRGRGGLIDEYSLQERSRRLEESGDTEWKPKAEKLSAPAENLDPNYSDPKVMKAPHSLHQWFRIASWTLIVLSGIAFAILMWVPKHPMWLILTVSIIFVVGVLSLFFTAGNYHHNPNLDSNGTAI